In one window of Benincasa hispida cultivar B227 unplaced genomic scaffold, ASM972705v1 Contig1189, whole genome shotgun sequence DNA:
- the LOC120068839 gene encoding uncharacterized protein LOC120068839 codes for MLKKLIKKNQELELDLLMHQMHQCRHISQLTNGELLALFWMVRERIRDCRKRIEYHQQVQRLPSTPTEFVPSNSHLLDIGSNEMDLVDNGRNLMDQWFIDMVMNSNNKIGGSSSNMARELGFVQ; via the coding sequence ATGCTAAAGAAACTCATCAAGAAGAATCAAGAACTTGAACTCGATCTTCTGATGCATCAAATGCATCAATGTCGTCATATTTCCCAACTCACCAATGGGGAACTGCTCGCATTATTCTGGATGGTCAGAGAGAGGATAAGAGATTGCCGAAAACGAATCGAGTATCATCAACAGGTTCAACGTCTTCCTTCTACTCCTACTGAATTTGTTCCTTCTAACTCTCATTTGCTTGATATAGGGAGCAATGAGATGGATCTAGTTGATAATGGAAGGAATTTGATGGATCAATGGTTTATTGATATGGTGATGAATTCGAATAATAAAATTGGGGGAAGTAGTAGCAATATGGCACGGGAGTTAGGGTTTGTTCAATAA